The following coding sequences lie in one Arachis hypogaea cultivar Tifrunner chromosome 9, arahy.Tifrunner.gnm2.J5K5, whole genome shotgun sequence genomic window:
- the LOC112711509 gene encoding uric acid degradation bifunctional protein TTL isoform X2 encodes MEQAALFSSLEHATLFTRDLWFNKLPINSCLDAFAVHMHIGEVVNKASGSILKELAQFKPKYHKKFGFGFITSTDKRLLYQIPEEVKAHYENTLIVELDIVSGEIHSYRKKTCPTLGTL; translated from the exons ATGGAGCAAGCAGCTCTGTTCTCTTCGTTGGAGCACGCCACATTATTTACAAGAGACTTATGGTTCAACAAGTTACCTATTAACTCATGCCTAGATGCATTCGCTGTACACATGCACATAGGTGAAGTTGTTAATAAAGCGTCTGGATCAATTTTGAAG GAATTGGCTCAATTCAAACCAAAGTACCACAAGAAGTTTGGCTTTGGATTCATAACAAGTACAGACAAGAGACTATTGTACCAAATACCAGAGGAGGTGAAG gCACACTATGAGAATACTCTTATTGTTGAACTTGATATTGTCTCGGGAGAAATTCATTCTTATAGAAAGAAAACGTGCCCGACTCTAGGAAC actcTAG
- the LOC112711509 gene encoding uric acid degradation bifunctional protein TTL isoform X1, producing the protein MEQAALFSSLEHATLFTRDLWFNKLPINSCLDAFAVHMHIGEVVNKASGSILKELAQFKPKYHKKFGFGFITSTDKRLLYQIPEEVKAHYENTLIVELDIVSGEIHSYRKKTCPTLGTSISGQDLRDNRKNRRDSLSFNAGRRRWARR; encoded by the exons ATGGAGCAAGCAGCTCTGTTCTCTTCGTTGGAGCACGCCACATTATTTACAAGAGACTTATGGTTCAACAAGTTACCTATTAACTCATGCCTAGATGCATTCGCTGTACACATGCACATAGGTGAAGTTGTTAATAAAGCGTCTGGATCAATTTTGAAG GAATTGGCTCAATTCAAACCAAAGTACCACAAGAAGTTTGGCTTTGGATTCATAACAAGTACAGACAAGAGACTATTGTACCAAATACCAGAGGAGGTGAAG gCACACTATGAGAATACTCTTATTGTTGAACTTGATATTGTCTCGGGAGAAATTCATTCTTATAGAAAGAAAACGTGCCCGACTCTAGGAAC GTCTATATCGGGACAAGATTTAAGAGACAACAGAAAAAATAGGAGAGATAGTTTAAGCTTTAATGCAGGAAGAAGACGTTGGGCCCGACGATAG